In one Silene latifolia isolate original U9 population chromosome 10, ASM4854445v1, whole genome shotgun sequence genomic region, the following are encoded:
- the LOC141606906 gene encoding protein RESPONSE TO LOW SULFUR 2-like: MFRNNDENPEAVVVEETELKRRNDELESRLKASKMREEKMREELRRALERARLAEEAEEMLSSQLGEFEAEAVDQARDYHVRILQLMEQLSRAHNMLQAHNLTL; this comes from the coding sequence ATGTTCCGCAACAATGATGAAAACCCTGAGGCGGTGGTGGTGGAAGAAACAGAGCTAAAAAGGCGTAACGACGAGTTGGAAAGCAGATTAAAAGCAAGCAAGATGAGAGAAGAGAAGATGAGGGAGGAGCTTAGAAGAGCTTTGGAAAGAGCGAGGTTGGCCGAGGAGGCGGAGGAGATGCTTTCGTCTCAGCTTGGTGAGTTTGAAGCTGAGGCTGTTGATCAAGCACGTGATTATCATGTCCGTATTTTGCAGTTAATGGAACAGCTTTCTCGTGCCCATAACATGCTTCAAGCTCATAACCTCACCTTATGA
- the LOC141606910 gene encoding uncharacterized protein LOC141606910, which translates to MNMCCCPVCRNPIPSYEIERHVNKHFEDDEIGRDLELAHQIQNAPPSPPHLLDSDIPESSTSRDEPEDIDFQICYIISLQTKALFHRIEGGFINLLKTCLETEKNATSIVSGYVDHFQSIPKQDMGWGCGWRNIQMLSSHLLRERPEAREVMFGGSAFVPDIASLQRWLELAWHLGFDKPGSIYFKGKVYGSTKWIGTTECAAVFHSFGLRAKIVDFDNSAGKTSVGRVCGPMDKFVVRRNLNTHNSLPKPSDVSLHNNKQYHLLMKWVWNYFCQDSPKECGKQNVVVVTNKMPLYFQHQGHSRTIVGIQAKHQNNGPKTYNLLVLDPGHRTEALEKSLRENSGWQKFIKRGLHTLTNPQYQLCYVDPGIARGEEAEQLKTLQTVFLQS; encoded by the exons ATGAATATGTGTTGCTGCCCCGTTTGTAGAAATCCAATACCAAGCTATGAAATCGAGAG GCATGTGAACAAACACTTTGAGGATGATGAAATTGGTAGGGATTTGGAATTAGCTCATCAAATTCAGAATGCCCCTCCTTCCCCTCCTCATTTG TTGGATTCAGACATTCCAGAAAGCAGCACTTCCAGGGATGAACCAGAAGATATTGATTTCCAAATTTGTTACATCATAAGCTTACAGACCAAGGCCCTCTTCCACAGAATTGAAGGTGGCTTTATAAACTTACTTAAAACCTGTTTAGAGACGGAAAAAAACGCCACCAGTATAGTCTCTGGATACGTTGATCATTTTCAAAGTATTCCGAAACAGGACATGGGATGGGGTTGTGGATGGCGTAATATTCAAATGCTTAGCTCACACTTACTTAGGGAAAGACCTGAAGCAAGGGAGGTTATGTTTGGAGGTTCAGCATTTGTGCCTGACATTGCTTCTCTTCAAAGATGGCTTGAACTTGCTTGGCACTTGGGTTTTGATAAGCCTGGCTCCATTTATTTTAAGGGCAAAGTTTATGGCTCTACCAAATGGATCGGAACAACTGAATGTGCTGCAGTGTTCCATTCTTTTGGTCTTCGAGCAAAGATAGTTGATTTTGATAATAGTGCCGGAAAGACAAGTGTAGGGAGGGTTTGTGGTCCTATGGATAAATTTGTTGTCAGAAGGAATCTTAACACCCACAATAGTCTGCCCAAGCCTTCTGATGTCTCTTTGCACAATAATAAACAGTACCACCTTCTTATGAAATGGGTTTGGAATTATTTTTGCCAAGACAGCCCCAAAGAATGTGGCAAGCaaaatgttgttgttgttacaaACAAGAT GCCCTTATATTTTCAACATCAAGGTCATTCAAGGACAATTGTTGGAATTCAAGCCAAGCATCAAAATAATGGACCGAAGACCTACAACTTGCTGGTCTTGGATCCTGGTCAT AGAACAGAAGCTTTGGAGAAGTCATTGAGAGAGAATTCAGGATGGCAGAAGTTTATCAAAAGAGGACTTCATACCTTAACGAACCCTCAGTACCAG CTATGTTATGTTGATCCCGGAATTGCACGAGGAGAGGAGGCGGAACAACTGAAGACTTTGCAAACTGTTTTTCTTCAATCGTAG
- the LOC141606903 gene encoding autophagy-related protein 13a isoform X2, with protein MDPMVIDIIVVRRESQDSSAHDFYLGDMFEGASVETLVERWVVQYESHKTMPVHPGDISSLYKKMYQKSIILFRCLFSMMRHLPAYTIFKQLSTSSQPCDVDVVYKISSFSDPFSREEEQLMKQYSFNPVEGVNGKLCVSVSYRSNLSEFSLENSTAFPPLIIADYVGSPATDPMRAFPSMERVPRTSSFSLRGTQNLPSMPNQRPHSWSSGIHMQIHSSSGSPPVYGGSFSPNDDPSYQTRRQGQRPQNFKMSRGLYKNSTYEESLSPPFSPSSSPSAPAYHFSHSPSQSRLRPESAPMAIPHPMMNRSPRYLSPNLSDPSRHSLPPFSPRNTRPEPAPHGSPSPSGNRVSRKLDISRAGDFYSGMANQSIGPKVLRDSQDESGRFSGLYSSGSSPHKGFSRSSSKLSFQDDLDECDFSCPFDVDDVDTSESQTSQSYDGKKGIDFNSGLSLGRKSQDAAVGALVHMLRTAPPLRQDSSFYSSHSQTTQQDTNFGTGSAYLMPRKAADALEELKSYRELKDILLSKSGNQELSQKDSQALPVEIKGRKI; from the exons ATGGATCCAATGGTTATTGATATAATTGTTGTACGTCGAGAATCCCAGGATTCCTCTGCCCATGATTTTTACCTTGGCGACATGTTTGAGGGGGCATCAGTTGAGACACTTGTTGAGAGATGGGTGGTTCAGTACGAAAGTCACAAGACGATGCCTGTTCATCCTGGCGACATTTCTTCGTTATATAAGAAGATGTATCAGAAATCAATCATTCTTTTCCGATGTCTCTTCTCAATGATGAGACATTTGCCTGCTTATACTATATTCAAGCAACTTAGTACCTCAAGTCAACCCTGTGATGTTGATGTTGTGTATAAGATTTCTTCTTTCAGCGATCCCTTCTCACGGGAGGAGGAGCAACTGATGAAGCAGTATAGTTTTAACCCAGTCGAGGGTGTAAATGGTAAACTTTGTGTTTCTGTATCTTATAGATCAAATTTGTCAGAGTTTAGTCTTGAAAATTCAACTGCATTTCCTCCTTTGATAATTGCTGATTATGTTGGTAGTCCTGCCACTGATCCTATGAGGGCTTTTCCATCTATGGAGAGGGTACCTCGTACGTCCTCATTCTCATTAAGAGGAACTCAAAATCTACCTTCAATGCCCAACCAACGCCCTCATAGCTGGTCTAGTGGCATCCACATGCAAATTCATTCTTCAAGTGGATCTCCACCCGTATATGGTGGTTCTTTTTCTCCAAATGATGATCCATCGTATCAAACcagaagacaaggccaaagaccTCAAAACTTTAAGATGTCTAGGGGCCTTTATAAGAATAGCACTTATGAAGAATCTCTTTCACCTCCTTTCTCTCCTTCTTCCTCTCCTTCCGCACCTGCATACCACTTTAGCCATAGTCCTAGCCAGTCTCGTCTGCGGCCCGAGTCTGCCCCTATGGCTATTCCTCACCCAATGATGAACAGAAGTCCTAGATATCTTTCTCCGAATTTATCTGACCCTAGTAGACATTCCCTTCCCCCCTTCTCTCCAAGGAATACAAGACCCGAACCTGCACCACATGGGTCTCCATCTCCATCTGGAAATAGGGTTTCTCGAAAGTTAGACATTTCACGGGCTGGAGACTTCTATTCTGGGATGGCAAACCAATCTATTGGTCCAAAG GTCTTGAGAGACAGCCAAGATGAATCTGGACGATTTTCTGGGTTGTATTCTTCTGGTAGCTCACCGCATAAAggattttcaagaagctcaagtAAATTATCTTTTcaagatgatttagatgagtgCGATTTCTCATGTCCTTTCGATGTTGACGATGTTGATACGTCAGAATCCCAAACTAG TCAGAGTTATGATGGGAAAAAAGGGATCGATTTCAATTCTGGACTGTCATTGGGGCGGAAGTCACAGGATGCGGCAGTGGGTGCTCTAGTACACATGTTAAGGACGGCCCCACCACTGCGTCAAGATTCAAGCTTTTATTCATCCCACTCGCAGACCACCCAACAAGATACCAACTTTGGAACAGGTTCTGCATACTTGATGCCTCGGAAGGCAGCAGACGCGCTTGAAGAGCTCAAGAGTTACAGGGAGTTGAAAGACATTCTTCTGTCTAAGTCCGGAAACCAAGAGTTGAgccaaaaggatagtcaagctcTGCCTGTGGAGATTAAAGGAAGGAAGATTTAG
- the LOC141606903 gene encoding autophagy-related protein 13a isoform X1, whose product MDFHVTSSSDYGRFEQIVSQFLLKTLHVILESRIPSLKPLDRSGDLFANSKPKKTDKWFNLALGDRPQALDKLQFWHRNLMDPMVIDIIVVRRESQDSSAHDFYLGDMFEGASVETLVERWVVQYESHKTMPVHPGDISSLYKKMYQKSIILFRCLFSMMRHLPAYTIFKQLSTSSQPCDVDVVYKISSFSDPFSREEEQLMKQYSFNPVEGVNGKLCVSVSYRSNLSEFSLENSTAFPPLIIADYVGSPATDPMRAFPSMERVPRTSSFSLRGTQNLPSMPNQRPHSWSSGIHMQIHSSSGSPPVYGGSFSPNDDPSYQTRRQGQRPQNFKMSRGLYKNSTYEESLSPPFSPSSSPSAPAYHFSHSPSQSRLRPESAPMAIPHPMMNRSPRYLSPNLSDPSRHSLPPFSPRNTRPEPAPHGSPSPSGNRVSRKLDISRAGDFYSGMANQSIGPKVLRDSQDESGRFSGLYSSGSSPHKGFSRSSSKLSFQDDLDECDFSCPFDVDDVDTSESQTSQSYDGKKGIDFNSGLSLGRKSQDAAVGALVHMLRTAPPLRQDSSFYSSHSQTTQQDTNFGTGSAYLMPRKAADALEELKSYRELKDILLSKSGNQELSQKDSQALPVEIKGRKI is encoded by the exons ATGGATTTCCATGTCACTTCCTCATCAGACTATGGAAGATTTGAGCAGATTGTCTCTCAGTTTCTTCTTAAGACACTCCACGTTATACTCGAGTCTAGGATTCCCTCACTTAAACCCCTAGATCGTAGTGGAGATCTCTTCGCCAATTCAAAGCCCAAAAAAACTGACAAATGGTTCAATTTAGCGCTAGGGGACCGTCCTCAAGCTTTGGACAAGCTCCAGTTTTGGCATAGGAATCTCATGGATCCAATGGTTATTGATATAATTGTTGTACGTCGAGAATCCCAGGATTCCTCTGCCCATGATTTTTACCTTGGCGACATGTTTGAGGGGGCATCAGTTGAGACACTTGTTGAGAGATGGGTGGTTCAGTACGAAAGTCACAAGACGATGCCTGTTCATCCTGGCGACATTTCTTCGTTATATAAGAAGATGTATCAGAAATCAATCATTCTTTTCCGATGTCTCTTCTCAATGATGAGACATTTGCCTGCTTATACTATATTCAAGCAACTTAGTACCTCAAGTCAACCCTGTGATGTTGATGTTGTGTATAAGATTTCTTCTTTCAGCGATCCCTTCTCACGGGAGGAGGAGCAACTGATGAAGCAGTATAGTTTTAACCCAGTCGAGGGTGTAAATGGTAAACTTTGTGTTTCTGTATCTTATAGATCAAATTTGTCAGAGTTTAGTCTTGAAAATTCAACTGCATTTCCTCCTTTGATAATTGCTGATTATGTTGGTAGTCCTGCCACTGATCCTATGAGGGCTTTTCCATCTATGGAGAGGGTACCTCGTACGTCCTCATTCTCATTAAGAGGAACTCAAAATCTACCTTCAATGCCCAACCAACGCCCTCATAGCTGGTCTAGTGGCATCCACATGCAAATTCATTCTTCAAGTGGATCTCCACCCGTATATGGTGGTTCTTTTTCTCCAAATGATGATCCATCGTATCAAACcagaagacaaggccaaagaccTCAAAACTTTAAGATGTCTAGGGGCCTTTATAAGAATAGCACTTATGAAGAATCTCTTTCACCTCCTTTCTCTCCTTCTTCCTCTCCTTCCGCACCTGCATACCACTTTAGCCATAGTCCTAGCCAGTCTCGTCTGCGGCCCGAGTCTGCCCCTATGGCTATTCCTCACCCAATGATGAACAGAAGTCCTAGATATCTTTCTCCGAATTTATCTGACCCTAGTAGACATTCCCTTCCCCCCTTCTCTCCAAGGAATACAAGACCCGAACCTGCACCACATGGGTCTCCATCTCCATCTGGAAATAGGGTTTCTCGAAAGTTAGACATTTCACGGGCTGGAGACTTCTATTCTGGGATGGCAAACCAATCTATTGGTCCAAAG GTCTTGAGAGACAGCCAAGATGAATCTGGACGATTTTCTGGGTTGTATTCTTCTGGTAGCTCACCGCATAAAggattttcaagaagctcaagtAAATTATCTTTTcaagatgatttagatgagtgCGATTTCTCATGTCCTTTCGATGTTGACGATGTTGATACGTCAGAATCCCAAACTAG TCAGAGTTATGATGGGAAAAAAGGGATCGATTTCAATTCTGGACTGTCATTGGGGCGGAAGTCACAGGATGCGGCAGTGGGTGCTCTAGTACACATGTTAAGGACGGCCCCACCACTGCGTCAAGATTCAAGCTTTTATTCATCCCACTCGCAGACCACCCAACAAGATACCAACTTTGGAACAGGTTCTGCATACTTGATGCCTCGGAAGGCAGCAGACGCGCTTGAAGAGCTCAAGAGTTACAGGGAGTTGAAAGACATTCTTCTGTCTAAGTCCGGAAACCAAGAGTTGAgccaaaaggatagtcaagctcTGCCTGTGGAGATTAAAGGAAGGAAGATTTAG